In Topomyia yanbarensis strain Yona2022 chromosome 2, ASM3024719v1, whole genome shotgun sequence, one DNA window encodes the following:
- the LOC131680295 gene encoding uncharacterized protein LOC131680295, which yields MLATEAISRIGNWMQGMKLQIAQHKTEVLLVSICKVLQRLEITVGEHVIVSKRALKQLGVMLDDCLNFNTHVDYACEKPAKRFIENHAEQRRARQQQEASSGQRIIVDTEMRRPVWVAALETQRNRTKLSSTFRLMAMRLSSAYRTISSEAVFVIAGTIPIGTS from the coding sequence ATGTTGGCGACGGAGGCGATCAGCAGGATTGGAAACTGGATGCAAGGAATGAAGTTGCAGATAGCCCAGCACAAAACGGAGGTGTTATTGGTCAGCATCTGCAAAGTACTGCAGCGACTAGAAATCACTGTTGGGGAGCATGTCATAGTCTCGAAGCGGGCTTTGAAACAGTTGGGCGTAATGCTAGATGACTGTCTGAACTTCAACACTCACGTCGACTATGCTTGCGAGAAGCCGGCCAAACGCTTTATCGAGAATCATGCCGAACAACGCCGGGCCAGGCAGCAGCAAGAGGCGTCTTCTGGCCAGCGTATCATCGTCGATACTGAGATGCGGAGGCCCGTCTGGGTTGCAGCGCTGGAGACACAGCGGAATCGAACAAAGCTGAGTAGTACGTTCAGGCTCATGGCCATGCGGCTCTCGAGCGCGTACAGGACTATCTCATCTGAGGCAGTCTTCGTTATCGCTGGAACGATCCCTATCGGTACATCCTAG